The Argopecten irradians isolate NY chromosome 4, Ai_NY, whole genome shotgun sequence genome has a window encoding:
- the LOC138320998 gene encoding poly(A) RNA polymerase, mitochondrial-like isoform X2, translated as MAATMCGGRVYSCSNFLFRKTPFLQTFLYKSSVKLQSDKVIEEQNQNKAEIKETSHQNVITESGTLGQTEIPQFQRQQTLRKSLIHKSSYWSMVENNTINADRCNAISRTELQKVDKDIKDNLLVNFINTQSVILKSRNKQGQSWLDSQNKFTGYLTVGRSPFRINGILKEKETVNEQLMHLDAFLRQTYHHQLVYFMVYNEILKVVREAVSNDPAAIHGSSVTKLGCRGGDLDIVLSTDKENFNQIRNKLKHAASLKLESFFPWAKVPIIKVQHIPSNVICDISVGRVLKESKNNPVINCEMLYTMGALDERFCSLVRILKTWAAYRGLCKEGANALPHSVTWTMLTLFYLQQRQMLPAAKCLYEPLYLRQQSMDKLDDSSCDILCRPDVRRIKHLPDLAGEVVVNDDSLADLLKDLCGFYYDFNFKKNWISVYDGSSYPRITDLNSSRHAMVIPAEFPEFVNENVSKNVNTLVVKRMKSELRILYKAIDSNDLASVFETRPPPIQPRQKRKHSRKKENSVLQDMLFVH; from the exons ATGGCTGCGACCATGTGTGGCGGTCGTGTATACAGCTGCAGTAATTTTCTCTTTAGGAAAACCCCATTTCTACAGACATTTTTGTACAAAAGTTCAG TAAAACTTCAAAGTGACAAAGTGATagaagaacaaaatcaaaacaaagcaGAAATTAAAGAAACAAGTCATCAGAATGTGATAACTGAGTCAGGAACTCTTGGCCAAACAGAAATTCCACAGTTTCAAAGACAACAAACTTTAAGGAAAAGTCTGATCCATAAAAGCTCCTACTGGTCAATGGTTGAGAACAATACAATAAATGCTGATAGATGCAATGCAATTTCCAGAACAGAACTTCAGAAGGTAGACAAAGACATCAAGGACAATTTACTTGTAAACTTT ATAAACACACAGTCTGTAATATTGAAAAGCAGAAATAAGCAGGGGCAGAGCTGGCTGGATTCACAAAACAAGTTCACTGGCTACTTGACTGTTGGAAGAAGCCCTTTTCGTATTAATGGAATTCTGAAGGAGAAAGAAACT GTAAATGAGCAGTTAATGCACTTAGATGCCTTTCTGAGACAAACCTACCACCACCAACTTGTCTACTTCATGGTGTATAATGAGATCCTCAAAGTTGTGAGGGAAGCTGTTTCAAACGATCCAGCTGCCATCCATGGTTCATCTGTCACCAAGCTGGGATGTAGGGGAGGCGACTTAGATATTGTACTATCAACAGATAAG GAAAACTTTAACCAGATTAGGAATAAACTGAAACATGCTGCCTcactgaaattagaaagttttttCCCATGGGCGAAAGTGCCAATTATCAAAGTTCAGCACATTCCTTCAAATGTCATATGTGACATATCAGTTGGTAGAGTTTTAAAAGAAAG CAAAAATAATCCAGTGATAAACTGTGAGATGCTGTATACTATGGGGGCACTAGATGAACGGTTCTGCTCCCTTGTGCGAATTCTCAAAACATGGGCAGCCTATAGGGGACTCTGTAAAGAGGGGGCCAATGCTTTACCCCACAGTGTCACATGGACTATGCTTACTCTCTTTTACTTACAACAAAGACAAATGCTGCCAGCTGCCAAGTGCCTTTATGAACCTTTGTATCTCCGACAGCAATCGATGGATAAATTGGATGATTCTTCATGTGATATTCTTTGTCGGCCAG ATGTAAGGAGAATCAAACACTTACCTGATCTGGCTGGAGAGGTAGTTGTAAATGACGACTCACTTG CTGACTTGCTTAAAGACTTGTGTGGTTTCTACTATGACTTTAACTTCAAAAAGAACTGGATTTCAGTTTATGATGGTAGTTCCTACCCTAGGATAACAGACTTAAATAGCTCTCGCCATGCAATGGTGATTCCAGCAGAATTTCCGGAGTTTGTGaatgaaaatgtgtcaaaaaatgttaatacatTAGTGGTAAAGAGGATGAAATCAGAACTGAGGATATTGTATAAAGCTATTGATAGTAATGACTTAGCATCAGTATTTGAAACAAGACCACCACCAATACAACCAAgacaaaaaagaaaacatagccgaaaaaaagaaaattcagTGCTACAAGATATGTTATTTGTACATTGA
- the LOC138320998 gene encoding poly(A) RNA polymerase, mitochondrial-like isoform X1, whose product MLRKGFIISNPLKYYFMRPRVMVFQDKWDNYYLNLKLQSDKVIEEQNQNKAEIKETSHQNVITESGTLGQTEIPQFQRQQTLRKSLIHKSSYWSMVENNTINADRCNAISRTELQKVDKDIKDNLLVNFINTQSVILKSRNKQGQSWLDSQNKFTGYLTVGRSPFRINGILKEKETVNEQLMHLDAFLRQTYHHQLVYFMVYNEILKVVREAVSNDPAAIHGSSVTKLGCRGGDLDIVLSTDKENFNQIRNKLKHAASLKLESFFPWAKVPIIKVQHIPSNVICDISVGRVLKESKNNPVINCEMLYTMGALDERFCSLVRILKTWAAYRGLCKEGANALPHSVTWTMLTLFYLQQRQMLPAAKCLYEPLYLRQQSMDKLDDSSCDILCRPDVRRIKHLPDLAGEVVVNDDSLADLLKDLCGFYYDFNFKKNWISVYDGSSYPRITDLNSSRHAMVIPAEFPEFVNENVSKNVNTLVVKRMKSELRILYKAIDSNDLASVFETRPPPIQPRQKRKHSRKKENSVLQDMLFVH is encoded by the exons atgttacggaaaggattcatcatatctaatccactgaaatactattttatgaggcctCGAGTTATGGTTTTCCAagataaatgggataattactacctaaact TAAAACTTCAAAGTGACAAAGTGATagaagaacaaaatcaaaacaaagcaGAAATTAAAGAAACAAGTCATCAGAATGTGATAACTGAGTCAGGAACTCTTGGCCAAACAGAAATTCCACAGTTTCAAAGACAACAAACTTTAAGGAAAAGTCTGATCCATAAAAGCTCCTACTGGTCAATGGTTGAGAACAATACAATAAATGCTGATAGATGCAATGCAATTTCCAGAACAGAACTTCAGAAGGTAGACAAAGACATCAAGGACAATTTACTTGTAAACTTT ATAAACACACAGTCTGTAATATTGAAAAGCAGAAATAAGCAGGGGCAGAGCTGGCTGGATTCACAAAACAAGTTCACTGGCTACTTGACTGTTGGAAGAAGCCCTTTTCGTATTAATGGAATTCTGAAGGAGAAAGAAACT GTAAATGAGCAGTTAATGCACTTAGATGCCTTTCTGAGACAAACCTACCACCACCAACTTGTCTACTTCATGGTGTATAATGAGATCCTCAAAGTTGTGAGGGAAGCTGTTTCAAACGATCCAGCTGCCATCCATGGTTCATCTGTCACCAAGCTGGGATGTAGGGGAGGCGACTTAGATATTGTACTATCAACAGATAAG GAAAACTTTAACCAGATTAGGAATAAACTGAAACATGCTGCCTcactgaaattagaaagttttttCCCATGGGCGAAAGTGCCAATTATCAAAGTTCAGCACATTCCTTCAAATGTCATATGTGACATATCAGTTGGTAGAGTTTTAAAAGAAAG CAAAAATAATCCAGTGATAAACTGTGAGATGCTGTATACTATGGGGGCACTAGATGAACGGTTCTGCTCCCTTGTGCGAATTCTCAAAACATGGGCAGCCTATAGGGGACTCTGTAAAGAGGGGGCCAATGCTTTACCCCACAGTGTCACATGGACTATGCTTACTCTCTTTTACTTACAACAAAGACAAATGCTGCCAGCTGCCAAGTGCCTTTATGAACCTTTGTATCTCCGACAGCAATCGATGGATAAATTGGATGATTCTTCATGTGATATTCTTTGTCGGCCAG ATGTAAGGAGAATCAAACACTTACCTGATCTGGCTGGAGAGGTAGTTGTAAATGACGACTCACTTG CTGACTTGCTTAAAGACTTGTGTGGTTTCTACTATGACTTTAACTTCAAAAAGAACTGGATTTCAGTTTATGATGGTAGTTCCTACCCTAGGATAACAGACTTAAATAGCTCTCGCCATGCAATGGTGATTCCAGCAGAATTTCCGGAGTTTGTGaatgaaaatgtgtcaaaaaatgttaatacatTAGTGGTAAAGAGGATGAAATCAGAACTGAGGATATTGTATAAAGCTATTGATAGTAATGACTTAGCATCAGTATTTGAAACAAGACCACCACCAATACAACCAAgacaaaaaagaaaacatagccgaaaaaaagaaaattcagTGCTACAAGATATGTTATTTGTACATTGA
- the LOC138320998 gene encoding poly(A) RNA polymerase GLD2-B-like isoform X3 — protein MVENNTINADRCNAISRTELQKVDKDIKDNLLVNFINTQSVILKSRNKQGQSWLDSQNKFTGYLTVGRSPFRINGILKEKETVNEQLMHLDAFLRQTYHHQLVYFMVYNEILKVVREAVSNDPAAIHGSSVTKLGCRGGDLDIVLSTDKENFNQIRNKLKHAASLKLESFFPWAKVPIIKVQHIPSNVICDISVGRVLKESKNNPVINCEMLYTMGALDERFCSLVRILKTWAAYRGLCKEGANALPHSVTWTMLTLFYLQQRQMLPAAKCLYEPLYLRQQSMDKLDDSSCDILCRPDVRRIKHLPDLAGEVVVNDDSLADLLKDLCGFYYDFNFKKNWISVYDGSSYPRITDLNSSRHAMVIPAEFPEFVNENVSKNVNTLVVKRMKSELRILYKAIDSNDLASVFETRPPPIQPRQKRKHSRKKENSVLQDMLFVH, from the exons ATGGTTGAGAACAATACAATAAATGCTGATAGATGCAATGCAATTTCCAGAACAGAACTTCAGAAGGTAGACAAAGACATCAAGGACAATTTACTTGTAAACTTT ATAAACACACAGTCTGTAATATTGAAAAGCAGAAATAAGCAGGGGCAGAGCTGGCTGGATTCACAAAACAAGTTCACTGGCTACTTGACTGTTGGAAGAAGCCCTTTTCGTATTAATGGAATTCTGAAGGAGAAAGAAACT GTAAATGAGCAGTTAATGCACTTAGATGCCTTTCTGAGACAAACCTACCACCACCAACTTGTCTACTTCATGGTGTATAATGAGATCCTCAAAGTTGTGAGGGAAGCTGTTTCAAACGATCCAGCTGCCATCCATGGTTCATCTGTCACCAAGCTGGGATGTAGGGGAGGCGACTTAGATATTGTACTATCAACAGATAAG GAAAACTTTAACCAGATTAGGAATAAACTGAAACATGCTGCCTcactgaaattagaaagttttttCCCATGGGCGAAAGTGCCAATTATCAAAGTTCAGCACATTCCTTCAAATGTCATATGTGACATATCAGTTGGTAGAGTTTTAAAAGAAAG CAAAAATAATCCAGTGATAAACTGTGAGATGCTGTATACTATGGGGGCACTAGATGAACGGTTCTGCTCCCTTGTGCGAATTCTCAAAACATGGGCAGCCTATAGGGGACTCTGTAAAGAGGGGGCCAATGCTTTACCCCACAGTGTCACATGGACTATGCTTACTCTCTTTTACTTACAACAAAGACAAATGCTGCCAGCTGCCAAGTGCCTTTATGAACCTTTGTATCTCCGACAGCAATCGATGGATAAATTGGATGATTCTTCATGTGATATTCTTTGTCGGCCAG ATGTAAGGAGAATCAAACACTTACCTGATCTGGCTGGAGAGGTAGTTGTAAATGACGACTCACTTG CTGACTTGCTTAAAGACTTGTGTGGTTTCTACTATGACTTTAACTTCAAAAAGAACTGGATTTCAGTTTATGATGGTAGTTCCTACCCTAGGATAACAGACTTAAATAGCTCTCGCCATGCAATGGTGATTCCAGCAGAATTTCCGGAGTTTGTGaatgaaaatgtgtcaaaaaatgttaatacatTAGTGGTAAAGAGGATGAAATCAGAACTGAGGATATTGTATAAAGCTATTGATAGTAATGACTTAGCATCAGTATTTGAAACAAGACCACCACCAATACAACCAAgacaaaaaagaaaacatagccgaaaaaaagaaaattcagTGCTACAAGATATGTTATTTGTACATTGA